A genomic segment from Aegilops tauschii subsp. strangulata cultivar AL8/78 chromosome 1, Aet v6.0, whole genome shotgun sequence encodes:
- the LOC109783518 gene encoding uncharacterized protein — MESSGRSSRPTPLLLASLCLVVVLLLLALPLQPASAVPTSRSMRLRSQQRPPSLKLSSPQEMTTAAAAGKPQGRAAARMDVEVNDYPGSGPNNRHDPPKGPGRG, encoded by the exons ATGGAGTCCTCCGGCCGCTCCAGCAGGCCGACGCCTCTCCTCCTCGCCTCCCTctgcctcgtcgtcgtcctcctcctcctcgcccttcCCCTGCAGCCGGCGTCCGCCGTGCCCACGTCAA GGAGCATGCGCCTGAGGAGCCAGCAGCGCCCGCCGTCTCTGAAGCTTTCTTCTCCGCAGGagatgacgacggcggcggcggccgggaaGCCGCagggccgggcggcggcgaggatGGACGTGGAGGTGAACGACTACCCCGGGTCCGGCCCCAACAACCGCCATGACCCTCCGAAGGGCCCCGGAAGAGGGTGA